aatacgaatgtttgttctcgggtcttgggtgtttaatacgtatttaagtatgtatctatatgtataattataattatatttatccgttgcttagtacccataacacaagctttgctaagcttactttgggactaggtcaattggtgtgaattgtcccgtaatatttatatttatttatttatttactgttgtATATAGTACCTAGTGCAAAGAATTTATATGGGACTTACTTAGGTCAGTTTTCGAGTATGGAACATCGATTTACCTGGGATACGTTTACTATACAATAACGtcaacttaagtttttcacttaTAGCACCGACAATACGGTTCTAATATTGTTAAAAGTAACATCAATACGCTAGTCAGATCACtttagtaaaaaaagtaaatgaacCTGTGATTGCACTGCTGGCAGGCGAAACACTCGAGGTGGTAGACGTTTGTGCGCGCGCGCATCACCATCTCGAACGCCGGGATCACCTTATTGCAGGCTGCGCAGTAACCCGTGTTGCCAAACAACCTGGGAAAaagattttgtttaaattatggTCTTACTTGCTTGCAAATGAATTATCGTATCTTTAACAGTGCGAGTGGACAAgcaataattaacaaattatattttttgttgttgtttcttctTGCACTCTAACGAGGTATTGGCTGAATAAAagttatacttacttatattattcaAGTGAAACAGAGTGAAACTGaattcaaatcaaaatataaagGAGAAATTGCTAACTTTGCAACTAAATGAAATCGTGATCTAAATGCTGGCTACAGTTTAAGAGCTCCTTGAATCAAGTACctctacaattttatttatttgttttgtttgtttattccaCGTTGTCATGAACAAAccttttctttctctctttcaaTTTAAACTATTctaattcatttaaataaacgtTTACCTTTCTCTCTCCCTCATGTGCAAGGTGTAGTAGGTAATTTACATAGTTGAAATGAGCAATTATACTTTCCTCGCTGCAAAATATCCAGTACCTAGGCTAGTTTACACAAACAAAGTTAGTTTTTACACGTTTACCTACCCGTTATTCTACATTTTTCAAAGCTTGTACAGACATGTGATTTCTTGAACACATCCCCCTTTCCACCCAATCACTCACCTCAGGTAGTCTCTCTTGCATAGTATTAGATTTGCGCGCGTATACAGGGTGTGCCCGACTTCGCCGAGCCGGCAGTCACAGCAGCCACACTTCAGGCAGTCTTCGTGCCAGAGCTGGTCCAACGCCTTTAGGAGATATCGCTCTGTGATCACCTTGCTGCAGCCAGCGCACACCTGAGAATACGACAGCATATTAAGTGTGTTGATACTTCGGTACGGTCACGAGCGGCTTATTACTTTTTGCGTTTCTTAGTCTTAAAAAAGCTTCATCTACACCAGTCAGAGTGGTCTAGGTGGACCCCCAGGGATCCACGGGAGACCAGACGGGGGTCCACGTTGGCGTGAATAAAAATAGGGGTGCTAGGAGTTTCGGGAATATattagaaatgtagcagcacgGGGTTTATCGAAAACAGTAAAAATTTTTGAAAGTGGTctagagaaaaaaaactttgcaaCCTTTGATCTACACAATGTGTCATGGGTTCCTGCTTGACGAATAGCTCATTATTGAATATAGGAtccattataattttattataaagtatttacctacttttgTGTATAAATACAGAAATTTTATATGGATCGGCCTAATAGTTGAGGCTTCAAGAGAAGACCTATAGGTCAAAGCACTAGGCTCGCACGACTTCTAAGgaagaataaaaatatggaatataagaatattattaagaatataatgtttaaaatggAATATTTTGATTTAAGTTATATGTAAAATGATTTTTGAAAAGTACCGCTCTGAAATCTTTAATGGTAAATAtgcattttttatgaaaacaatcAATCCGATATTCCGATAACATACGATGGAAAATCATTAGCTAAGTTTGCATCTTGTTGCGtcttaacaaaaaagtaaaaaaatgtaaaattcaaCAAACAGGAAATGAACATTCGTAAGACGCGTATCGGTGACAAAGATGCTAACCGTACTGATGTATTTCGTCTcctattttttgaattttaaaatttagtacTGTTCTAGTTAAGACgcgaggtgcaaacttagcttCGTGGAGTTTTACATCTGTACAGATTGAATTGTCACACAAATGACAAAGTTACCTGTGGCTGCGGCTGCGGCTGTCCGTTGGCGGCCTGCGCGGGCGCTGGCAGCGGCGACGCGCGCGCCTCCTTGCTCACCTCCATGGCGAGCATCTGCGCGCCGAGCCCGGGACTCGTGCTCGCCTGCTGCGGGGTACGCCTTTCGCACTGCAATGGAAACAATTACGTCAGTCAATCAATTTCCGTATCTTCATAATTGACTGATTCTTTTTTGGGTTGAATCGCCTTAAGGGTCAAAGACACTAGGTCcttgattttatttacttgattttagtatttaaaatatacagcgtgtatttttgatactacctcaaactttaagggtagttagtgaagtccctgataatcacattttattatgttttagtaaaaaaaaaaaactttttattttccttacaaaattaattagcacgcaatgtacctatcactacgtgatactgctttgttttattcaaaacgtcgcacttgttgacgcgACAGCTTTACGTTTCTCTCtcatatcaaattattgtacgcattacattgctgctcgaaaatatttcaaaaattaattacgctcttgtatttaattttaaattaacaatttgttttgatatcggttcacagcacttaaatcttcgtctggttacagtttgaggtagtatcaaaaatacacgctgtatatgaGGTGTTTTATAACCTATAGGAGTTGGCGGCGTGCAGTCAAgaaatattcaataaaaaattgattgattaaaattgattgattcagggaAGTATAGTAATTCGAATCCaagaccctctgcttgagaggccatgggtCACACCACTGGGTTACCACGACTTCTAAAGAAGAATAAGAATAGGTAGGGAATATTCTAATTTACATTATATGAAAAACCATTCAAAACATATTTAATGCCTGTCTAACACCACTAAAAGTGTCAAATGTCCGTATTACTAAAACTAAAGCGTTGCTACCTGTGAGATATTATATAAAACGAAATTGTATCTAGCCGACTATAATTTATACGCAATTTACTAAAATTTAGCAAGTTTTGCCATAAAATTTCCGTTTCAATTCGCAATACAAAACTACAGTTGCAGATTTACGCGATTAAGTCGAGCAATTCGTAAAATCGTTTAAAATTATAACGTTAAACTCTGAACCATGAAATTTGTAGcctgtcataatttttgtaaaaaataagcaCAGCTATTGAAGCGGTTAATTGAGAACGCACAATGAATCGAGGTTTCGCAACTGCTAACACAGTGAAGGGTCGAAAAAAGTCGAGTCTGAAGAGTCAACAGGCCGTGGACACTCGAGGACGTTCAAACAAGAATGCTCAGTGCTCAAGATATTATTATGCGTTGAGGTAATAACGCGCGTTATTTTTATCGTATCGAAGGTAACCCCTAAAAGGCTCGCGTTGGTGTAATGAACGAGTACGCTATTAccattttcaattaaattgtgCGCTCTGGGCCGCACGTAGGCGTTCAATTGCTTGAAAGAATGCCGCTGATGGATTTTGTTCCCCGACCTTTCCGCCTAATGTAGCTTATCGTTTTTATTCTGTCAAATTATTTTCGGGCAAAACGAAATCGGGCATTAGAGCCAGTGCTCGAAACAATACGGCCATTGTGCGCCCATGACGAATGGGCCAAGTCTTTCCTTTTTGTATGTTTTGGAGAGTGCGACCGATCGGTCCATAAATAATACAGGATACGGATATTGGCCGGAAACATGCACCCTGGCCCAATTTGTGTCAATGACTGTTTACACAGGAAACTATTCTAATTGCATTGTGCCGACAATAAAGTCCAGTCGTCGTACTACTAATTCAACTGTGGTATTGTTATGCTTTAGCGTGTCATTCATTACCGATTTCTTTTGGTTTGCGTTCCAGTTACGGATGAAATATGCTGTTGACATTTCATCTTAAACCTGTTGAAGGAAATATAAACACCGTACCTAGAGGTAAACCAATATTGACTTTACCTTTCGCGCCTCATTTCACTATTTCCGAGTGGTTTCTGACATAGCGAACTTTATGAAACGGAACAATTTATCAATGGACAAGGTTATGTTTGTAATCTTATGTCTTTGAATGAgcattcttgtatatttatttacttcaggGATCACGTGCAGAAAGGGCTCGaatgattatgatgaaatttGCTACATGGGGGCTTTCAGGGGCGAACAATTGGTCTATAGTTTGGtcgttttaatgttttttattcgtgTTATTTAACACGCATTAGAATCGGTATAGCGTTGGACTTGCGTATATTatggctttattttttttattcaagttaACTTGAACATGTACTGTATTGTTACCAAAAAAAGAACTCCTCGTTCGTTTATGCAATTAAAATGTGagttgtatgtatatttatgatCATTGAAACTATATCAAGCACTGTCGACGTCATGTCACTACGTAACTGGCCCGATGCGATAGAAATCAAATCTCTCGTCGGAGGCAATAGGGCGGTACGGCACGTCCGCGGCATTTTTTCCAAGTTGACAGCTCGTGAAGCGAGCCTTCGTGAATAATTACCGAGCGGTGACAGCGACAGGCCACGGCACTCGGAAAACAACCCGTGGCGAATGCAGCCGCTGAGATTAGACACAGCAAAAGCAAAAAAGATCACGCCTTCCATTAGCACTGACTTCCCAAAATGTCAATACGCACGAATCAGGGAATAGAACTATAAAAAGCACAGTCAGTCATTAAAGTGACTTTGTTAATCGCGAGACGAGTTTTCAATCACGAATTATCAGCGGGGAGTGCGAGTGCAATATCGTAAATGGCGCGGAATGAAAATGGGTTTGTGCTTCGCGGACGATACTGATAGAATAAGCCGAATTAGCGTGTGTTTGCATGGCGATGCAGCGGGTTTCATGGGCGCGGTGGAGCCGGCTAAATTGAGGGATGCGGGCCGGGCCGCTGGGACCGCGCCGAGCGGGCCAACTGCAACGTTAATGATTAACACTGACGCGGCCTGAGACCAATTATGCCCCGCCATCCGCCACACACCAAATTAGAACTATTTTCGCCCATTTGTGGCCAACTTCATAATCAATTACACGTTAAAATTTCAGTGCTGTTTCGGTAACTCTCTGTTTGGATAGTCGGAGTTTGTGGTCCCACGGTGCGCTATTACGCGCCACCGTACAGGTCATAAAAGTTTTTGTTGAGCTACTGctaaattttaatgaacattCTGAATGCAATTCAGGTTATTAAGGTAAATGGTGCATTACTGAAAAATATCCTCTAGGGTGTACGATAGTCCGAGGATACGTTTCAGTTTGGGTTTGGACAAAGTTTGTCTATTAAATACACATTCTAAAACACATATATCTAGATATcgtaataataagaataataggAGGTAGAACCAATTATTTTGGGCAACATGGGCAACCTTATAGCCTCCTGGGTaatcgcgtactttataaataactaattcatactaagaataacggccgaatgtactttataaagtacaaattgttccttgaataaagaattctaagaattttgaaataatatccaaaataacaaagcagatCAACCActtctaggtcttaagcactataTAGTTTGTTAAAAAACGTCAGAACCCAGGAGGatagactaacatacatattttatagcCTGTggtaatgtcccactgctgggcaaaggcctctcctccgGCCTTTCAGCTCGCATAAGTCTGGCCAATTGCTAGAGAATGCgtccagaggccttattgtctactaacgcactcagaatcacgatcgttttcaaTGCTTCTTcctgtcacacggtgtaggaGTAGGATGatgatagaaagagatgatgtGTGCGATTGTGAGCACTAGAGCGTCAGACAATACGGCCGCATCCTGCCATCTCCGCCTTGGCCTGCCGCGGCGCCGATAGCCATCGTGGAGCATTCACTGAGTAGTAACCTATGCCCATTTCTTTGGGAGCATGCGTCAAACGTGGCCAGCCCAGTtccatttaaaacaaaacattttaatatttaaaaaaaaaaaaaaaaattaagctgtTTATTGCAAGCAAAAGAACAAAaagcattttacaataattaaagaGTCCTTAATCCTAATTTTAAGGATTGTGCGTGGCCTCGATTAGCGAAAGACTGAGTTGCTCACGCGTAATTAGTCTAAGTATACATGCgagtagatatttaatttcttatatattataattcattaattttttttaggtagcCAAACGAAA
Above is a window of Choristoneura fumiferana chromosome 2, NRCan_CFum_1, whole genome shotgun sequence DNA encoding:
- the Bx gene encoding LIM domain-containing protein Beadex isoform X2, coding for MKCERRTPQQASTSPGLGAQMLAMEVSKEARASPLPAPAQAANGQPQPQPQVCAGCSKVITERYLLKALDQLWHEDCLKCGCCDCRLGEVGHTLYTRANLILCKRDYLRLFGNTGYCAACNKVIPAFEMVMRARTNVYHLECFACQQCNHRFCVGDRFYLCENKILCEYDYEERLVFANMAYNPPPLAHLKRQTTHLPPPPTSNAMGLMNGSARSGDLNNNMSGSSPASFAPPPHLKPLGLSAPS
- the Bx gene encoding LIM domain-containing protein Beadex isoform X1 — protein: MKCERRTPQQASTSPGLGAQMLAMEVSKEARASPLPAPAQAANGQPQPQPQVCAGCSKVITERYLLKALDQLWHEDCLKCGCCDCRLGEVGHTLYTRANLILCKRDYLRLFGNTGYCAACNKVIPAFEMVMRARTNVYHLECFACQQCNHRFCVGDRFYLCENKILCEYDYEERLVFANMAYNPPPLAHLKRQTTHLPPPPQTSNAMGLMNGSARSGDLNNNMSGSSPASFAPPPHLKPLGLSAPS
- the Bx gene encoding LIM domain-containing protein Beadex isoform X3, with the protein product MLAMEVSKEARASPLPAPAQAANGQPQPQPQVCAGCSKVITERYLLKALDQLWHEDCLKCGCCDCRLGEVGHTLYTRANLILCKRDYLRLFGNTGYCAACNKVIPAFEMVMRARTNVYHLECFACQQCNHRFCVGDRFYLCENKILCEYDYEERLVFANMAYNPPPLAHLKRQTTHLPPPPQTSNAMGLMNGSARSGDLNNNMSGSSPASFAPPPHLKPLGLSAPS